One Zootoca vivipara chromosome 9, rZooViv1.1, whole genome shotgun sequence DNA window includes the following coding sequences:
- the NOP56 gene encoding nucleolar protein 56, which yields MVLLHVLFEHAAGYALFALRQVEEVALLLPQVEESVLNLGKFLTVVKLVAFSPFKSAQSALENINAISEGILHEDLRLLLETNLPAKKKKVIVGVSDAKIGAAIQEELGFQCQAGGIVAEITRGIRLHFHSLIKGLSAQSASKAQLGLGHSYSRAKVKFNVNRVDNMIIQSISLLDQLDKDINTFSMRVREWYGYHFPELIKIVSDNYTYCRLTKLIGNRKELSEESLEVLEEIVMDSAKAQAILEASRSSMGMDISPIDLINIESFSSRVISLSEYRKGLQEYLRSKMSQVAPSLSALIGEVVGARLISHAGSLTNLAKYPASTVQILGAEKALFRALKTRGNTPKYGLIFHSTFIGRAAAKNKGRISRYLANKCTIASRIDCFSETPTCIFGDKLREQVEERLAFYETGEPPRKNLDVMKEATEVAAEMKKKLEKKEKKKKKREKKRLEALEAAEEMENSALETTAEENDVTPKKKKKRKHQEEEDVEPSENGLEEEEASPKKKKKLGLVETPHPKGKKTKKKKARMEEDEEED from the exons atg gTCCTCCTTCACGTCCTCTTCGAGCACGCGGCCGGCTACGCGCTCTTCGCCCTCCGGCAGGTGGAGGAGGTGGCCCTGCTGCTGCCCCAG GTGGAGGAGAGCGTCCTGAATCTAGGAAAATTCCTCACCGTGGTCAAACTCGTAGCCTTTTCCCCGTTCAAGTCTGCCCAGAGTGCCTTGGAAAACATCAATGCTATCTCAGAAG GGATCCTCCATGAGGATCTCCGTCTTCTCCTTGAGACGAACTTGCCAGCCAAAAAGAAGAAGGTCATTGTGGGGGTCAGTGATGCTAAAATTGGGGCTGCCATCCAGGAAGAGCTGGGCTTTCAGTGCCAGGCTGGAGGCATTGTGGCTGAGATCACCCGAG GTATCCGGTTGCATTTTCACAGTTTGATCAAAGGTCTGTCAGCACAGTCTGCCTCCAAGGCTCAGCTGGGACTTGGGCATAGCTACTCTCGGGCCAAAGTGAAGTTCAACGTGAACAGGGTGGATAACATGATCATCCAGTCCATCAGCCTCTTGGATCAGCTAGACAAGGACATTAATACCTTCTCCATGCGGGTCAG AGAGTGGTACGGATATCATTTCCCTGAGCTGATCAAAATCGTCAGTGACAACTACACATACTGCCGCCTCACCAAGCTCATTGGGAACCGCAAGGAGCTGAGTGAGGAGAGCCTGGAGGTCTTGGAAGAAATCGTCATGGACAGTGCCAAGGCTCAGGCTATCCTGGAGGCCTCCCGCTCATCCATGG GGATGGATATCTCTCCCATTGACCTCATCAACATTGAGAGCTTCTCCAGCCGCGTCATCTCTCTCTCCGAGTACCGCAAAGGCCTGCAGGAGTATCTCCGCTCCAAGATGAGCCAGGTGGCTCCCAGCCTCTCAGCTCTGATTGGAGAAGTG GTGGGCGCCCGCCTCATCTCCCACGCTGGCAGCCTGACCAACCTGGCCAAGTATCCAGCTTCCACAGTGCAGATCCTGGGTGCAGAGAAGGCTCTCTTCAG GGCCTTGAAGACTCGGGGAAACACCCCCAAATACGGCTTGATCTTCCACTCCACTTTCATTGGCCGAGCAGCTGCCAAGAACAAGGGCCGGATCTCCCGCTACCTGGCCAACAAGTGCACAATTGCATCCCGCATTGACTGCTTCTCAG AGACCCCAACCTGCATCTTTGGAGACAAGCTTCGAGAGCAGGTGGAGGAGCGTCTGGCCTTCTATGAGACAGGGGAGCCTCCACGCAAGAACCTTGACGTCATGAAGGAG GCCACAGAGGTGGCTGCCGAAATGAAGAAGAAGctggagaagaaagagaagaagaaaaagaagcgaGAGAAGAAGCGGCTGGAAGCCCTGGAGGCTGCAGAGGAAATGGAGAACTCTGCGCTCGAGACGACGGCAGAG GAAAACGATGTCAcgcccaagaaaaagaaaaagcgaaAGCACCAGGAAGAGGAGGATGTGGAGCCGTCTGAGAACggcctggaggaggaagaggcctcccccaaaaagaagaagaagctgggcCTTGTGGAGACGCCCCACCCGAAGGGGAAAAAGACAAAGAAGAAAAAGGCCAGAATggaagaggacgaggaggaggactaA